The following proteins are encoded in a genomic region of Catellatospora sp. TT07R-123:
- the ppc gene encoding phosphoenolpyruvate carboxylase has product MTYDPELDAAGEAADVADAALRADIRRLGTLLGQTLARQEGRGLLDLVEEVRALVRSDAESAAIKLGALDVSTATLLARAFSTYFHLANITEQVHRARELRRRRAVHGGWLDGAAKLIAERNVPASEIAAAARRLAIRPVFTAHPTEAARRSILTKLRAIADELDAEFSANALYGETSLRDNRLAEVLDLLWQTDELRLDRPDPTDEARNAVYYLRDLYDDAAPRVLDDLAETLKRLGVETAPTSRPLTFGTWIGGDRDGNPYVTPAVTRDVLLLQHEHGIRAVEAALEELINEVSVSRRIRGVSLDLSASLAKDLDALPEVSDRFRRVNAEEPYRLKARCIRAKLTNTRARLAAGTAHVPGRDYLGTRELIADLELMRASLARNAGQLTAVGRLASAIRTVSAFGLHLAVMDVREHADAHHAVLAQLYAQVGEVNNYAMLGRQERIALLAKELTGRRPLSSADSPLTDAARKTFDVFGTIRSAQELFGEDVVESYIISMTRGVDDVLAAAVLGREAGLVDPNAPRASIGFVPLLETVAELQAGGQILDELLSLAPYRAIVRARGDVQEVMLGYSDSNKEAGITTSQWAIHKAQRSLRDIAAKHGVRLRLFHGRGGTVGRGGGPTHEAILAQPYGTLDGAIKVTEQGEVISDKYTLPALARENLELTVAAVLQATLLHTAPRQPEEALAEWDAAMSTVSDAAFGKYRELVENEQLPEYFWAATPTELLGALNIGSRPAKRPDSGAGLGGLRAIPWVFGWTQTRQIVPGWFGVGTGLAAAREAGLSDRLREMHERWDFFRTFLSNVEMMLAKTDLTIARGYVQTLVPEPLRHIFGTIEEEYERSVAEVLAITGEPALLDAQPVLRRTLAVRDTYLEPLHHLQVALLRQYRDAGLAGRAIATAPGSRRAPTTDPTLERALLTTVNGIAAGMRNTG; this is encoded by the coding sequence CTGACCTACGATCCGGAACTCGACGCCGCCGGTGAGGCCGCCGACGTCGCGGACGCCGCGCTCCGCGCCGACATCCGCCGCCTGGGCACGCTGCTGGGCCAGACCCTGGCCCGCCAGGAGGGCCGCGGCCTGCTCGACCTGGTCGAAGAGGTCCGCGCCCTCGTGCGCAGCGACGCCGAGTCCGCCGCGATCAAGCTCGGCGCGCTCGACGTCTCCACGGCCACCCTGCTGGCCCGCGCCTTCTCCACCTACTTCCACCTCGCCAACATCACCGAGCAGGTGCACCGGGCCCGCGAGCTGCGGCGCCGCCGCGCCGTGCACGGCGGCTGGCTCGACGGCGCGGCGAAGCTGATCGCCGAGCGCAACGTCCCGGCCAGCGAGATCGCGGCCGCCGCGCGCCGCCTGGCGATCCGGCCCGTGTTCACGGCGCACCCGACCGAGGCCGCGCGCCGGTCGATCCTGACCAAGCTGCGCGCCATCGCCGACGAGCTCGACGCCGAATTCTCCGCCAACGCCCTCTACGGCGAGACGTCGCTGCGCGACAACCGGCTGGCCGAGGTGCTGGACCTGCTCTGGCAGACCGACGAGCTGCGGCTGGACCGGCCGGACCCGACCGACGAGGCCCGCAACGCCGTCTACTACCTGCGCGACCTCTACGACGACGCGGCGCCCCGGGTGCTCGACGACCTGGCCGAGACGCTGAAGCGGCTCGGGGTGGAGACCGCCCCGACCTCGCGCCCGCTGACGTTCGGCACCTGGATCGGCGGCGACCGCGACGGCAACCCGTACGTCACCCCCGCGGTCACCCGCGACGTGCTGCTGCTCCAGCACGAGCACGGCATCCGCGCGGTCGAGGCCGCGCTCGAAGAGCTGATCAACGAGGTGTCCGTGTCGCGCCGCATCCGGGGCGTGTCCCTGGACCTGTCGGCGAGCCTGGCCAAGGACCTCGACGCGCTGCCCGAGGTGAGCGACCGGTTCCGCCGCGTCAACGCCGAGGAGCCGTATCGGCTGAAGGCGCGCTGCATCCGCGCCAAGCTCACCAACACCCGCGCCCGGCTGGCGGCGGGCACCGCGCACGTGCCCGGCCGCGACTACCTGGGCACCCGGGAGCTGATCGCCGACCTGGAGCTGATGCGCGCGTCGCTGGCCCGCAACGCCGGTCAGCTCACCGCGGTGGGCAGGCTCGCCTCGGCGATCCGGACCGTCAGCGCGTTCGGCCTGCACCTGGCCGTGATGGACGTGCGCGAGCACGCCGACGCCCACCACGCGGTGCTGGCCCAGCTCTACGCGCAGGTCGGCGAGGTCAACAACTACGCCATGCTCGGGCGGCAGGAGCGGATCGCGCTGCTGGCCAAGGAGCTGACCGGGCGGCGGCCGCTGTCCAGCGCGGACAGCCCGCTGACCGACGCGGCCCGCAAGACGTTCGACGTGTTCGGCACGATCCGCTCCGCGCAGGAGCTGTTCGGCGAGGACGTGGTCGAGTCGTACATCATCTCGATGACGCGGGGCGTGGACGACGTGCTCGCGGCGGCGGTGCTGGGGCGGGAGGCCGGACTGGTCGACCCGAACGCGCCGCGCGCCTCGATCGGGTTCGTGCCGCTGCTGGAGACCGTCGCCGAGCTCCAGGCCGGCGGCCAGATCCTCGACGAGCTGCTCAGCCTCGCGCCGTACCGGGCGATCGTGCGGGCGCGCGGGGACGTGCAGGAGGTGATGCTGGGCTACTCCGACTCCAACAAGGAGGCCGGCATCACCACCAGCCAGTGGGCCATCCACAAGGCGCAGCGCTCGCTGCGCGACATCGCCGCCAAGCACGGCGTGCGGCTGCGGCTGTTCCACGGCCGCGGCGGCACCGTCGGCCGGGGCGGCGGCCCGACCCACGAGGCGATCCTGGCCCAGCCGTACGGCACGCTCGACGGCGCGATCAAGGTCACCGAGCAGGGCGAGGTCATCTCCGACAAGTACACGCTGCCCGCGCTGGCCCGCGAGAACCTGGAGCTGACCGTCGCGGCCGTGCTCCAGGCGACGCTGCTGCACACCGCGCCGCGCCAGCCCGAGGAGGCCCTGGCCGAGTGGGACGCGGCGATGAGCACCGTCTCCGACGCGGCCTTCGGCAAGTACCGCGAGCTGGTCGAGAACGAGCAGCTGCCGGAGTACTTCTGGGCGGCGACGCCGACGGAGCTGCTCGGCGCGCTCAACATCGGCTCCCGCCCGGCCAAGCGGCCGGACTCCGGGGCGGGCCTGGGCGGCCTGCGGGCGATCCCGTGGGTGTTCGGCTGGACCCAGACGCGCCAGATCGTGCCCGGCTGGTTCGGCGTCGGCACCGGGCTGGCCGCCGCCCGCGAGGCGGGGCTGTCGGACCGGCTGCGCGAGATGCACGAGCGCTGGGACTTCTTCCGCACGTTCCTGTCCAACGTCGAGATGATGCTGGCCAAGACCGACCTGACCATCGCCCGCGGGTACGTGCAGACGCTGGTGCCCGAACCGCTGCGCCACATCTTCGGCACGATCGAGGAAGAGTACGAGCGCAGCGTCGCCGAGGTGCTGGCCATCACCGGCGAACCGGCCCTGCTCGACGCCCAGCCGGTGCTGCGCCGCACCCTGGCCGTGCGCGACACCTACCTGGAGCCGCTGCACCACCTGCAGGTGGCGCTGCTGCGCCAGTACCGCGACGCGGGGCTGGCCGGGCGGGCGATCGCGACCGCGCCGGGCAGCCGCCGCGCCCCCACCACCGACCCGACGCTGGAGCGGGCGCTGCTGACGACCGTCAACGGCATCGCGGCCGGCATGCGGAACACCGGCTGA
- the cysC gene encoding adenylyl-sulfate kinase, giving the protein MSERSERVVGDEVLRGAPSWTPNPTELSDLELLLSGAYAPLGGFLGRDDLRSVAKTARLSDGRPWPLPVRLEVPAGMLDGIDVADAPPLLLTDPEGAPVARLDVTEVWPSREGWAGVAGPVTRTGDGGRAPFARLRVPTERVHGRITAQRVLGYFADRPLHRPQLAQLNHAARQLNAQLVILVPVGSPGPAGLTSEALVRCVLAARDRMPDPIIVAVPLVDRGNEITDALVRAKVAAAYGVTHLLGTPGAMTGAGPRVLIPRELVYDSRDGQWRDRDEVPERFERIALTDEEIAGLLDDGLPLPEWHTPPAVARELTRSRPPRRQRGLVLFFTGFSGSGKSTVARGVADALLETGERSLTVLDGDVVRRELSAGLGFSKADRDLNIRRIGWVAAEVARHGGLAVACPIAPYASARATVRQMAVAAGADFVLVYVATPLEVCEQRDRKGLYARARAGQLTGMTGIDDPYEVPADAELTLDTSAGTIDDAVGEVLAYLADEGWINPR; this is encoded by the coding sequence GTGAGCGAGCGGAGCGAGCGGGTGGTCGGCGACGAGGTGCTGCGAGGCGCGCCGTCGTGGACGCCGAACCCGACCGAGCTGTCCGATCTGGAGCTGCTGCTCAGTGGTGCGTATGCCCCGCTGGGCGGTTTCCTGGGCCGTGACGACCTGCGGTCGGTGGCCAAGACGGCGCGCCTGAGCGACGGGCGGCCCTGGCCGCTGCCGGTGCGGCTGGAGGTGCCCGCGGGCATGCTCGACGGCATCGACGTCGCCGACGCGCCGCCGCTGCTGCTCACCGACCCGGAGGGCGCCCCGGTGGCGCGGCTGGACGTGACCGAGGTGTGGCCGAGCCGAGAGGGCTGGGCCGGGGTGGCCGGGCCGGTCACCCGTACCGGTGACGGCGGCCGGGCCCCGTTCGCACGCCTGCGCGTGCCCACCGAGCGGGTCCACGGGCGCATCACCGCGCAGCGCGTGCTCGGCTACTTCGCCGACCGGCCGCTGCACCGCCCGCAACTGGCGCAGCTCAACCACGCCGCGCGGCAGCTCAACGCGCAGCTGGTGATCCTGGTGCCGGTCGGCTCGCCCGGCCCGGCCGGGCTGACCTCCGAGGCGCTGGTGCGCTGCGTGCTGGCCGCCCGCGACCGGATGCCCGACCCGATCATCGTGGCGGTGCCGCTGGTCGACCGCGGCAACGAGATCACCGACGCGCTGGTCCGCGCCAAGGTCGCCGCCGCGTACGGGGTGACCCACCTGCTCGGCACCCCCGGCGCCATGACCGGAGCCGGGCCGCGCGTGCTCATCCCCCGCGAGCTGGTCTACGACAGCCGCGACGGCCAGTGGCGCGACCGCGACGAGGTCCCCGAGCGATTCGAGCGGATCGCGCTCACCGACGAGGAGATCGCGGGCCTGCTCGACGACGGCCTGCCGCTGCCGGAATGGCACACCCCGCCCGCGGTCGCCCGCGAGCTGACCCGTTCCCGCCCGCCGCGCCGCCAGCGCGGGCTGGTCCTCTTCTTCACCGGCTTCAGCGGCTCCGGCAAGTCGACGGTGGCGCGCGGCGTCGCCGACGCGCTGCTGGAGACGGGCGAGCGCAGCCTCACCGTGCTCGACGGCGACGTGGTGCGCCGCGAGCTGTCGGCCGGGCTGGGCTTCAGCAAGGCCGACCGCGACCTGAACATCCGCCGCATCGGCTGGGTCGCCGCCGAGGTGGCCCGGCACGGCGGCCTGGCCGTGGCCTGCCCGATCGCGCCGTACGCCAGCGCCCGCGCCACGGTGCGGCAGATGGCGGTGGCCGCCGGGGCCGACTTCGTGCTGGTGTACGTGGCCACCCCGCTGGAGGTGTGCGAGCAGCGCGACCGCAAGGGCCTGTACGCCCGCGCCCGCGCCGGCCAGCTCACCGGCATGACCGGCATCGACGACCCGTACGAGGTGCCCGCCGACGCCGAGCTGACCCTCGACACCTCGGCGGGGACCATCGACGACGCCGTCGGCGAGGTACTCGCGTACCTCGCCGACGAAGGCTGGATCAATCCCCGCTAG
- a CDS encoding Wzz/FepE/Etk N-terminal domain-containing protein — translation MDATYAGSPPSSYDMTDYLGMLRRHWWLAMLLAALGVAAGSAYNQSLPREYVSDASVLVRPAGLDANVSGGRTRDDINLDTEAQLLRSTPVVAGAAKLLHRDDVDVLAASVSVEVPPNTSVLQVEFTAGDPLQAQAGAHAFAQSYLANREGNAKAELTRQADALRAKLKELSDDLTDINGKLGGLHSNSSAYASLDSQRDTTVNQINQLNNKVNSLATETVNAGVIIREARVPSNPVKPNPAVNYAAGALLGLLAGLGLAALRQRLDRRVHGGRDLVRAGVDVLGTVPGKGKTCTEVFTPFSPGGRAFNRLRNEVVAALKPGEQVVVVTGASRGPAATLVAANLAAALSRTGAEVVLVGAQVPDTMAESAPLAQLLGVAPTPGLSDLLAGRVNLAEATQRAARTPSLHVITTGGTATAAGMLQSHALRDIVATLRAHADYLVIEAPSTAASADAQSLASLADAAIVAVELRRTRRPQVADAAEQLRRVGTILLGGVVMPKLPRRVRRRPATASEPALVETASAEPDPHTNGHKPRGEDQTIMLAPVDASALAELDEAHPR, via the coding sequence GTGGACGCGACATACGCCGGGTCACCCCCCTCGTCGTACGACATGACCGACTACCTGGGCATGCTGCGGAGGCACTGGTGGCTCGCCATGCTGCTCGCCGCGCTCGGGGTCGCCGCCGGTTCCGCATACAACCAGTCACTGCCGCGCGAGTACGTCTCCGACGCCTCGGTGCTGGTCCGCCCGGCCGGGCTCGACGCCAACGTCTCCGGCGGCCGCACCCGCGACGACATCAACCTCGACACCGAGGCGCAGCTGCTGCGCTCCACCCCGGTGGTGGCCGGGGCGGCCAAGCTGCTGCACCGCGACGACGTGGACGTGCTGGCCGCCTCGGTCTCGGTCGAGGTGCCGCCGAACACGTCGGTGCTCCAGGTCGAGTTCACCGCGGGCGACCCGCTGCAGGCCCAGGCGGGCGCGCACGCGTTCGCGCAGTCGTACCTGGCCAACCGGGAGGGCAACGCCAAAGCGGAGCTCACCCGGCAGGCCGACGCGCTGCGCGCCAAGCTCAAGGAGCTCAGCGACGACCTCACCGACATCAACGGCAAGCTGGGCGGGCTGCACTCCAACAGCAGCGCGTACGCCTCGCTGGACAGCCAGCGCGACACCACGGTGAACCAGATCAACCAGCTCAACAACAAGGTCAACTCGCTGGCCACCGAGACCGTGAACGCGGGCGTCATCATCCGCGAGGCCCGGGTGCCCAGCAACCCGGTCAAGCCGAACCCGGCCGTCAACTACGCCGCGGGCGCCCTGCTCGGCCTGCTCGCCGGGCTCGGCCTGGCAGCGCTGCGCCAGCGGCTGGACCGGCGGGTGCACGGCGGCCGCGACCTGGTCCGCGCCGGGGTCGACGTGCTGGGCACGGTGCCGGGCAAGGGCAAGACCTGCACCGAGGTGTTCACTCCGTTCAGCCCGGGCGGGCGGGCGTTCAACCGGCTGCGCAACGAGGTGGTCGCCGCGCTCAAGCCGGGCGAGCAGGTCGTGGTGGTGACCGGGGCCAGCCGCGGCCCGGCCGCGACGCTGGTGGCGGCCAACCTGGCCGCCGCCCTGTCCCGCACCGGCGCGGAGGTCGTGCTGGTCGGCGCGCAGGTGCCGGACACGATGGCCGAGAGCGCGCCGCTGGCGCAGCTGCTCGGCGTGGCCCCGACGCCGGGGCTGTCCGACCTGCTCGCGGGCCGGGTCAACCTGGCCGAGGCGACCCAGCGCGCCGCCCGTACGCCGTCGCTGCACGTCATCACCACCGGCGGCACCGCCACCGCCGCGGGCATGCTCCAGTCGCACGCCCTGCGCGACATCGTGGCGACGCTGCGCGCGCACGCCGACTACCTGGTCATCGAGGCCCCGTCGACGGCGGCCAGCGCCGACGCGCAGAGCCTGGCCAGCCTGGCCGACGCGGCGATCGTCGCGGTCGAGCTGCGCCGCACCCGCCGCCCGCAGGTCGCCGACGCGGCCGAGCAGCTGCGCCGGGTCGGCACGATCCTGCTGGGCGGCGTGGTCATGCCCAAGCTGCCGCGCCGCGTCCGGCGCAGGCCCGCGACCGCGTCCGAGCCCGCGCTCGTCGAGACCGCCTCGGCCGAGCCGGACCCGCACACCAACGGCCACAAGCCGCGCGGCGAGGACCAGACCATCATGCTGGCGCCGGTCGACGCCTCCGCGCTGGCCGAGCTCGACGAGGCGCACCCCCGGTGA
- a CDS encoding O-antigen ligase, producing the protein MTAVGESATDLRTGGPSRRADGIAPVTSIPVTSMPVSSLPARSGARSLLGPGWPLTLLLALYPLWWALGLGVLVFPLAAVPMAVQLWRRHAAGRPVRLPPGFWLWLAFCATVVAGLAVLDVDPEGTVVAGFGDRITAVAFRLVQYAALTILLVYAGNLSTAVLTQRRLVNLLGWLFAVTVAGGLLGTFAGSFEFTSPFELLLPDGVRGKSFVKSLVHPYAAQIMDLVGDPAPRPAAPWGYTNTWGNNFCLLAVWFAVAAFAYRTSLRTRILAVATLVVSVVPVVHSLNRGLWIGLGVTAVFVAVRQALAGRVRSLIALGVVGAGLIVALAATPLGDVVERRMDNGKSNGVRMFLTERALAGFTESPVLGFGSTRNTVGGRNSITVGESAACERCGNFTVGGNGQLWQLLFAHGLVGTVTYFGFFGYALWRFRRDRSAIGLAGTAAIAGSFVAALWYNSLVTPLAFTFLGYVLLWRNEQTRPGA; encoded by the coding sequence GTGACCGCCGTCGGCGAGTCGGCGACGGACCTCCGTACCGGCGGACCGTCCAGGCGGGCCGACGGCATCGCCCCGGTCACGTCGATACCTGTCACGTCGATGCCGGTCAGCTCGCTGCCGGCCCGGTCCGGGGCCCGGTCACTGCTCGGACCCGGCTGGCCGCTGACGCTGCTGCTGGCGCTGTACCCGCTGTGGTGGGCGCTGGGCCTGGGCGTGCTGGTCTTCCCGCTCGCGGCGGTGCCGATGGCGGTGCAGCTGTGGCGCCGCCACGCGGCCGGGCGGCCGGTGCGGCTGCCCCCGGGTTTCTGGCTCTGGCTGGCGTTCTGCGCCACGGTCGTGGCCGGGCTGGCCGTGCTCGACGTGGACCCGGAGGGGACGGTCGTCGCCGGGTTCGGCGACCGGATCACGGCGGTGGCGTTCCGGCTGGTCCAGTACGCCGCCCTGACGATCCTGCTGGTCTACGCCGGGAACCTGTCCACCGCCGTGCTGACCCAGCGGCGGCTGGTCAACCTGCTGGGCTGGCTGTTCGCGGTGACCGTGGCCGGCGGCCTGCTGGGCACGTTCGCGGGGTCGTTCGAGTTCACCTCGCCGTTCGAGCTGCTGCTGCCCGACGGGGTGCGCGGCAAGAGCTTCGTGAAGTCGCTGGTCCACCCGTACGCGGCGCAGATCATGGACCTGGTCGGCGACCCGGCTCCGCGCCCCGCCGCGCCGTGGGGCTACACCAACACGTGGGGCAACAACTTCTGCCTGCTGGCGGTGTGGTTCGCGGTGGCCGCGTTCGCGTACCGGACCTCGCTGCGCACCCGGATCCTCGCCGTGGCCACGCTGGTGGTGTCGGTGGTCCCGGTGGTCCACTCGCTCAACCGGGGCCTGTGGATCGGGCTGGGCGTGACGGCGGTCTTCGTCGCGGTCCGCCAGGCGCTGGCCGGGCGGGTGCGCTCCCTGATCGCGCTGGGCGTGGTCGGGGCCGGGCTGATCGTGGCGCTGGCCGCCACCCCGCTCGGCGACGTGGTCGAGCGGCGCATGGACAACGGCAAGTCCAACGGCGTACGCATGTTCCTCACCGAGCGGGCGCTGGCCGGGTTCACCGAGTCGCCGGTGCTGGGCTTCGGCTCGACCCGCAACACCGTGGGCGGCCGCAACTCGATCACCGTGGGCGAGTCGGCGGCGTGCGAGCGCTGCGGCAACTTCACCGTCGGCGGCAACGGCCAGCTGTGGCAGCTGCTGTTCGCGCACGGGCTGGTCGGGACCGTGACCTACTTCGGGTTCTTCGGGTACGCGCTGTGGCGTTTCCGCCGCGACCGGTCGGCGATCGGGCTGGCGGGCACGGCCGCGATCGCGGGCTCGTTCGTGGCCGCGCTCTGGTACAACTCCCTGGTCACGCCCCTGGCGTTCACCTTCCTCGGGTACGTGCTGCTCTGGCGCAACGAGCAGACGCGCCCCGGCGCCTGA
- a CDS encoding sulfotransferase, with the protein MKSAHVPESVKKVVHLGSRSVGWLTAGARLLPSFLICGGQRCGTTSLYRALAAHPAVLKAVLHKGVHYFDTSYHRGLSWYQGHFPLRRTAARVERELGVPTQTFESSPYYLYHPHAAGRIARDLPGAKMIVLVRDPVERAYSQHAHELARGFETVADFASALDLEPVRLRGQRERMLADQHAYSFSHQHHGYRARGEYAVYLRRLALEIPPERILVVESEQFFTDPRPAYDRVLDFLDLPSLGYPEFEQHNARPRSAPMPARLRTELRAHYAPHDAELAQWLGRTPSWRA; encoded by the coding sequence GTGAAGTCGGCGCACGTGCCGGAGTCGGTGAAGAAGGTGGTCCACCTCGGCTCGCGGTCGGTGGGGTGGCTGACCGCCGGAGCGCGGCTGCTGCCGTCGTTCCTGATCTGCGGCGGCCAGCGCTGCGGCACCACCTCGCTGTACCGCGCCCTGGCGGCGCACCCGGCGGTGCTCAAGGCGGTGCTGCACAAGGGCGTGCACTACTTCGACACGAGCTACCACCGGGGCCTGTCCTGGTATCAGGGGCACTTCCCGCTGCGGCGCACCGCCGCCCGGGTGGAGCGCGAACTCGGCGTGCCCACGCAGACGTTCGAGTCCAGCCCGTACTACCTCTACCACCCGCACGCCGCCGGGCGCATCGCCCGCGACCTGCCCGGGGCGAAGATGATCGTGCTGGTACGCGACCCGGTCGAGCGCGCCTACTCCCAGCACGCGCACGAGCTGGCCCGCGGCTTCGAAACCGTCGCCGACTTCGCGTCCGCCCTGGACCTGGAGCCGGTACGGCTGCGCGGCCAGCGCGAGCGGATGCTCGCCGACCAGCACGCGTACTCGTTCTCGCACCAGCACCACGGCTACCGCGCCCGCGGCGAGTACGCCGTCTACCTGCGCCGGCTGGCCCTGGAGATCCCGCCGGAGCGGATCCTGGTGGTGGAGAGCGAGCAGTTCTTCACCGACCCGCGGCCCGCCTACGACCGGGTGCTGGACTTCCTCGACCTGCCGAGCCTGGGCTATCCCGAGTTCGAGCAGCACAACGCCCGGCCGCGCTCGGCCCCGATGCCCGCCCGGCTGCGCACCGAGCTGCGCGCGCACTACGCCCCGCACGACGCCGAGCTGGCGCAGTGGCTGGGCCGCACCCCGAGCTGGCGCGCATGA
- a CDS encoding lipopolysaccharide biosynthesis protein — protein sequence MTGQQLLAPSTAPAEAPSGVSGVARGGLANLAGAALAGVAGVGVTWLVARGLGPDAAGSFFAATSAFVLVGGVARLGTSTALVYWPARLRAQGRPELIGPCLRAGLVPVAVLGTLLGAGVWLTAGWLIPDYAAPLRALAVFMPLAALTDSLLAATRGYREMRPTVLLDKVLRPAMQLCGIGALAALALTGSVLHTPAWALAWVMPYLPVVALAAYLVWRRWQREPLLDARERRAARIEGRTVASAFWRYTAPRALANSAQTALQRVDVLMVAGLAGLAPAAAYAVAGRFIVLGQLANGSIAQAVQPRLAETLAVGDRDGALRLYQTATAWLVLICWPLHLLVWDYADLYLGVFGGSYVSAAPAVRVLAVAMLIGTGCGMVDMVLSMAGRTTWNLANVLLALAVMIAIDLYAVPRLGVLGAAYGLAAAVAVNNLVPLAQLAGVLRLHPFGAATRTAMGLAVASFGLLPWLARMVLPATPLGTGAALALATGVYVGGLRRFRDRLGLAALLQAARPSTAPGKRRG from the coding sequence ATGACCGGGCAGCAACTGCTCGCGCCCTCGACCGCCCCCGCCGAGGCGCCCTCCGGCGTTTCCGGGGTCGCCCGGGGCGGGCTGGCCAACCTGGCCGGGGCGGCGCTGGCGGGCGTGGCCGGCGTCGGCGTCACCTGGCTGGTGGCGCGGGGCCTGGGCCCGGATGCGGCAGGCTCGTTCTTCGCCGCGACGTCGGCGTTCGTGCTGGTCGGCGGCGTGGCGCGGCTGGGCACCTCGACCGCGCTGGTCTACTGGCCGGCCCGGCTGCGGGCCCAGGGGCGGCCCGAGCTGATCGGCCCGTGCCTGCGGGCCGGGCTGGTGCCGGTCGCGGTGCTGGGCACGCTGCTGGGCGCGGGGGTATGGCTCACCGCCGGCTGGCTCATCCCCGACTACGCCGCACCGCTGCGCGCCCTGGCCGTGTTCATGCCGCTGGCGGCGCTGACCGACTCGCTGCTCGCGGCGACGCGCGGCTACCGCGAGATGCGGCCGACGGTGCTGCTCGACAAGGTCCTGCGCCCGGCGATGCAGCTGTGCGGGATCGGGGCGCTGGCCGCGCTGGCGCTGACCGGTTCGGTGCTGCACACCCCGGCCTGGGCCCTGGCCTGGGTGATGCCGTACCTGCCGGTGGTGGCGCTGGCGGCATACCTGGTGTGGCGGCGCTGGCAGCGCGAACCGCTGCTCGACGCGCGCGAGCGGCGCGCCGCGCGGATCGAGGGGCGCACCGTCGCCTCGGCGTTCTGGCGCTACACGGCGCCACGCGCGCTGGCCAACTCGGCGCAGACCGCGCTCCAGCGGGTGGACGTGCTGATGGTCGCGGGGCTGGCCGGGCTCGCCCCCGCCGCGGCGTACGCGGTGGCCGGGCGGTTCATCGTGCTCGGCCAGCTGGCCAACGGGTCGATCGCGCAGGCGGTGCAGCCGCGGCTGGCCGAGACCCTGGCCGTCGGCGACCGGGACGGAGCGCTGCGGCTCTACCAGACCGCCACCGCGTGGCTGGTGCTCATCTGCTGGCCGCTGCACCTGCTGGTGTGGGACTACGCCGACCTCTACCTGGGCGTCTTCGGCGGCTCGTACGTCTCGGCCGCCCCGGCGGTGCGGGTGCTCGCCGTCGCGATGCTGATCGGCACCGGCTGCGGCATGGTCGACATGGTGCTGTCCATGGCCGGGCGCACCACGTGGAACCTGGCCAACGTGCTGCTGGCGCTGGCCGTCATGATCGCCATCGACCTGTACGCGGTGCCCCGCCTCGGCGTGCTCGGTGCCGCCTACGGCCTGGCCGCCGCGGTCGCGGTCAACAACCTGGTGCCGCTGGCGCAGCTGGCGGGAGTGCTCCGGCTGCACCCGTTCGGTGCCGCCACCCGCACCGCGATGGGGCTGGCCGTGGCCAGCTTCGGGCTGCTGCCGTGGCTGGCCCGGATGGTGCTGCCCGCCACCCCGCTCGGCACCGGCGCCGCGCTCGCCCTGGCCACCGGCGTGTACGTCGGCGGCCTGCGCCGGTTCCGCGACCGCCTCGGGCTGGCCGCCCTGCTCCAGGCCGCCCGGCCCTCGACCGCCCCCGGCAAGCGCCGGGGTTAG
- a CDS encoding class I SAM-dependent methyltransferase has protein sequence MRADYTEIFQDEATVEKYEHVVYAPDSYASAINRRQRAYLRRLAKRAFPYRRPVQHDFACGTGRAIRILHGLVRGAHGYDTSAAMLAKAEEVGSYAELHLVESGGEIPDPAPTEAPALVTIFRLLLNVEPEVRERAIAFSAKVLPNYDAGLLVVENHGNRHSLRHLRHHHHAGDPWFAELDHTEVAELLDRHGFTIVEQRGFALFTQGWYGRPWLRGVARVLDDLCARTGWGGRWAVNVLYVARRTRTHD, from the coding sequence ATGCGCGCCGACTACACCGAGATCTTCCAGGACGAGGCGACGGTCGAGAAGTACGAGCACGTCGTGTACGCCCCGGACAGCTACGCCTCGGCGATCAATCGACGCCAACGTGCCTACCTGCGCAGACTGGCCAAGCGCGCGTTCCCCTACCGGCGGCCGGTGCAGCACGACTTCGCGTGCGGCACCGGGCGGGCCATCCGCATCCTGCACGGGCTGGTCCGCGGCGCGCACGGCTACGACACCTCCGCGGCGATGCTGGCCAAGGCCGAGGAGGTCGGCTCGTACGCGGAGCTGCACCTGGTCGAGTCCGGCGGCGAGATCCCCGACCCGGCGCCGACCGAGGCCCCGGCGCTGGTGACCATCTTCCGGCTGCTGCTCAACGTCGAGCCCGAGGTGCGCGAGCGGGCCATCGCGTTCTCGGCGAAGGTGCTGCCCAACTACGACGCGGGCCTGCTGGTGGTGGAGAACCACGGCAACCGGCACTCACTGCGGCACCTGCGGCACCACCACCACGCGGGCGACCCCTGGTTCGCCGAGCTCGACCACACCGAGGTCGCCGAGCTGCTCGACCGGCACGGGTTCACCATCGTCGAGCAGCGCGGCTTCGCCCTGTTCACCCAGGGCTGGTACGGCCGCCCGTGGCTGCGCGGCGTGGCCCGGGTGCTCGACGACCTGTGCGCCCGCACCGGCTGGGGCGGCCGCTGGGCGGTGAACGTGCTCTACGTCGCGCGCCGCACCCGGACGCACGACTGA